GGACGGAGAACCGCGCGGGCGAGTCGGTGACGCTCAGCGCGGCGCCGGGCGTGGCGTTCGAGGGGCCCATCGTGGTGATGATCGATGGCGTTAGCGCCTCGGGCTCGGAGATCGTGGCGGGGGCGATGGCCGAGCGCCTGGAAGACGCCAAGGTCCTGGGCACGCGCAGCTTCGGCAAGGCCAGCGTGCAGACGGTCTACGGCCTGCCCGACGGCGGCACGCTCAAGCTCACCGAGGCCCACTACCTGCTGCCCAGCGGCCGCAACCTGCAGCGTGTGGCCGGCTCGGCCGAGTGGGGCGTGGACCCCAGCGATGGCATGCACGTGGCGCTCGAAGCCGGCGACGACCTGCGCCTGGCCGAGCTCTTCGCGCAGCTGGACGCGGTGGGCGCCCAGGGCAACGGCGGCATCGAGGAAGACGCGTGGGACTCGGCCGAGGCGCTGCTGGAGGCCATCGGCGACCCGCAGCTCTCGGCGGCCCACGAGGCGCTCGCGGGGAAGCTGGCAACGGGCGACTGGCCGCGCGTGGGCGGCGACCCGATCACCGGCGAGCGGGCCCTGCGCCTCGAGCAGCTCGAGCGCACGCTGGAGCGCATGGCCAGCGAGCGCCAGCGCATGCTCGAGGAGATCGATCGGCTGCGACGCGAGACCAGCGACGACGAGCTGAGCGAGCGATGATCGCGGGCTGCTGATGCGCGAGCCACGGCTATGCTGACGCTGGGATTCGAGACCTCCTGCGACGAGACCGCGTGCGCCGTCGTGCGCGATGGGCGGCACGTGCTGAGCAACGCCATCGCCACGCAGACCGAGCTGCACGCCGGCTACGGCGGGGTGGTGCCCGAGATCGCCGGCCGGGCGCACGTGGAGCGCCTCATCCCCGTGCTGCGCAAGGCCATCGCCGACGCGGGCGTGTCGCTGAAGGACATCGACGCCGTCGCGGTCGGCCACCGGCCCGGGCTGATCGGCAGCCTGCTGGTTGGCGTGAGCGCGGCGAAGGCGGCTTCTCTTGCGCTGGGCGTGCCGATCGTCGGCGTCGATCATGTCCAGGCCCACCTGGTCGCCGGCACGCTGGACACCGACGAGGACACGCCCATGCCCGCCCTTGGCCTGGTGGTCAGCGGCGGCCATACGGCGACGTACCACGTCCCGGCGCTCACACAAGCCCACCGCCTCGGCTCGACGCGCGACGACGCGGTGGGCGAGGCGTACGACAAGGCCGCGACGATCCTCGGGCTCGCGTATCCGGGCGGGCCCCGGCTCGACACGCTCGCCCGGGACCCCGCCGCCGATCCCTACGCGGTCGAGTTTCCCGTCAGCAGATTGGAGGACGGCTCGCTGGACTTCTCCTTCAGCGGGCTGAAGACCGCCGTGCTGTACGCGGTCCGGGGCGTGCCGGTGCGCAAGGGCCGGCCGGGCCCGCCGCCCCCGCCGCCGCTGACCGAAGCCCGCGTGCGCGACCTGGCGGCGTGCTTCCAGCGCGCCGCGTGCCACGCGGTGATGCTCAAGGTCGGCCGCGCGCTCGATGCGCTCGCAGACAGCGGCATCGAGTGCCGGTCCATCCTCGCCGGCGGCGGCGTGACGGCCAACAGCCGCCTGCGCAAGGAGCTGACGTCTCTGGCCGCCGAGCGCGGGCTCGTGCTGCGGTTGCCGAAGATGGAATACTGCCTGGACAACGCCGCGATGATCGCCGCGCTGGGCGGGCTGCGCTTGCTCGCCGGCGAGCGCGACGATCTTACGTTACGCGCCCATCCCTCCAGCGATATCCCGGCGTTCACGGCCTTATGAGCGGCGAGCCCCCGGACATCGACTACTTCGCCCAGCCCGAGCGGGTCGACCGCCCCGCCCATCCCGCGTCCCTTCCGGACGACGCCATCCTCGCCGACTGCACGCTGGAGCGCGGCCGCATCGGCGGGCCGGGTGGCCAGCACCGCAACAAGGTCGAGACGGCCATCACGCTCACCCACCGGCCAACCGGCCAGAGCGCCCAGGCCGGCGAGCGGCGCAGCCCGAAGGACAACCAGCGCATGGCGCTCCGCCGCCTGCGGCTCGCGCTGGCAACGCACGTTCGCGTGAGCGTCCCCGCCGGCGAGATCCGCAGCGACCTGTGGCTGGAGCGCACGAAGGGCGGCAAGGTCGCCATCAACCCGAATCATCGCGATTTCCCGACGATGCTGGCCGAGGCGATGGACGTCGTGTGGGCCGCGCGCATGGATATACGAAAAGCCGCCGCGCGCCTGCAGGTCAGCCGCACGCAACTGGTCAGGCTGATCGCGAAGCACCCGGCCGCGCTGGCGGAAATGAACGCCGCCCGCGTGCAACGCAAGCTCCGCCCGCTGCACCCCTAGGTCCTCCGCCGCGGACCGCGGCTAGGCGACCGGCGGGCGGACGATGCGGCGAGGTTCGCGCCGGGCCGCCAGCAGCAGCCCGCCCAGCACGGCCACGCCCGCCGGCGCTGGCACCACGCGGATGGTCGCCTCGCCCTCGGCGAAGTCGTCCAGACGAGACTCTTCCGAAAATTCCCAGGGGTCCGTGTGCACGTCGAAGCGAGTGGTCAGCGTCTCCAGTTCGACCGACAGGGGTGCCGCTACGTCCGTCGGGGCGGTGTACGTCACCTCCCAGAACGCCATGGGATTGGTCGGGTCGCCAAAAATACCCGCGCCAATGAACCCGTGCAACTGGCCGGCAATAATGCCGCCCACGCCCGCGCCGTCGATCACGCCAGCCGTCGCGCCCGGCCCGTCCATTGGTTGGATGAGGCTCGGCCCCTCCAGCCCCTGCGCCCCCGCCGAGGACAGCAGCGACGTGGCCACCCAACTCATACAGAAGTCCCTCGCGTCGAAGTACGCCTCCATCCGCACCGTCGTCGACTGCCCCGGCTCCAGGACCGGGTCGTCCACCAGGATCGTGATGCCGTTGGCGGCGATCTGGGCGCCGGCCGCGCCGGCGGTCAGCAGCAGGGCCAGGGTGCTCAACATGCTCGATCGGGTGCGCGTCATGGGCCGTCCTCCTCCCAACACCATACCGGACGTTCCGCCCGCGTGCCAGAAAAGCACGGCGCTCGGACGCCGCCTCTACCGCCGCCGCCCCGCCGCCACCAGCAGCCCGCCCAGCACGACCACCCCCGCCGGCGCCGGCACCACGCGGATCGTCGCCTCGCCCTCGGCGAAGTCGTCCAGGCGGGATTCATACAAGTGTGAGTCGCGCTCCAGGTACACGAAGAACCCGCTGGTCTCGGTCGTCAGGCCGACATCGAACGCAGCGGCCACGTCGCTCGGGGCGGTGTACGTGGCCTCCCAGAACGCGATGGGGTTGCTCGGGTCGCCGTAGATCCCCCCCAGCATGTGCAACTGCCCGGCGATGATGCCGGTGACGCCGGCGCCGTCGATCACGCCCGCCGTCGTGCCCGGCCCGTCCATCGTGCCGAGCAGTCGCGGGCCCTCGAGCCCCTGCGCCCCGGCCGAGGACAGCAACGACGTGGCCACCGCACTCATGCAGTAGTCCCTGGCATCGAAGTACGCCTCCATCCGCACCGTCGTCGACTGCCCCGGCTCGAGCACCGGGTCGTCCACCAGGATCGTGATGCCGTTGGCGGCGATCTGGGCGCTGGCCGCGCCGGCGGCCAGCAGCAGGGCCAGGGCGCTCAGAGTGGTCGTCCGGGTGCGCGTCATGGGCGGTCCTCCTCTGAGCACCATACCGGACGTTCCGCCCGCGAGCCAGCAATGCGCCACGGCCTTTTCCCGCGCGCTGACGGCCCCCGGCGGGCCCTACGCGGCGTCCTGGCCGCTCGTCCCGGCGCTGCGGCCCTGCGTTGTCGCCGTACGGACCGATCCCAGTTGCACCAGCAGCACGTCGCCGCGGACCAGGTGCCGGCCGTGCTGGGCGTCGATGGCGTACTGCACCTCGCCCACGCCCACTTCGAGTGTTTCATCGGTGAACCGCTTGCTCGTGGTCGTGCCCAGGATGGTGTAGTCGCCCTCGCCGGGCAGCAGCCGCTTGACGATATAAAAAGTCCCCTGCGGCCCGCCGCCCTGCCACGAGACCTCGACCAGCCCGCCCTGGCGCACCACGAACCCGGCGTTGCTCGGGCGCTCGGGCGGCCCGGCGTCGCCCGGCCTGTCGCGCGGGCTCAGCCCCGCCAGGGCGTACACGCCCTCGTCCTCGGTCACGGCCGCGTGCGTCTTGATGGCGGCGATGGCCGCGCGGGCGCGGTCCATCGTCCGGCGGATGCTCATCCGCCACGCCCGCGTCGCGGCCTTGGCCCGGCTGGCGGCCCGGTCGGCCTCGAGCCGCATCTGCCGGCTCTCCAGCACGAGGTCGCGGATCTCCTCGGCGAGCTCCTCGCCCAGGCCGATCGCCTCGGCGTGGTCGATCCACCGCTGGGTATGGGCCCCGATCCAGTCCAGGGCGTCGGTGGGGTTGCGGGGCAGGTTCTCGGGCATGGCTGGTGTCCTGTCTGGGTGTGGTCGGGAGCGCCCCGGGGCTTGGCGGGGCTTGCGGCAGCCCCCGCGTTCCCTTGCATCGACCGGCACGGCCGCCCGCTTGACTGCAAAACCCCACCGACGGCCAAGAACGCCCCGAACCGGCATGTTTTGCGCCCGTTTCGGTGTTTCAACGGGCCACGGACACTCTGAAACGCCCCGACTCCACGCGTCAACGGCCCATTTCCAAGCGTCAACGCCCCGTTGACGCGTCGCATCGGTGCGTTGACACGTCGCATCGGTGCGTTGACGCGTCGCATCGAATCATTGACGCGTGGGCGCGGGCCGTTGAAAGCCGTCTCGGGCCCGTTGCCGTGCCCCGATGGCTTCGCGGCGCACGCCAGTCGCTCCGCTCAGGGACCGCCGGGCGTCCCGGCGGCATCCGCCCCGCCCTCGCCGGCACGCCAGCGGGCCTCGGCGGCTTTGAGGAGGTCGATGATGCGCGCGAAGGCGTCCGGGTCGGTCTGCGAAGGGAAATGGGGGTTGTGGTTCGGGTGGCCGGCGGCCCGCTCGGCGCGGACGAGCAGCCAGGCCCGCAGCGTCTGGTCGTCCTCTTCGAGCGTGGGGTCGACGCCGGCGTTCAGCAGCAGCGCGACGGCATTCGCATCGGCCTCGAGCGCGGCGGGCAGCAATGCGTTGAAGCCCCGGCGTGCGGGCGTATTGGGATCGACGCCCAACTCGAGAAGGCGGGCGAGCATGGCCGGACCGCCGCGAACGGTGGCCCGCGCGACCTCCTCGCCCTCGATGTGCAGCGACTCGATGGTCAACCCCGGCTGGCTGGCCAGCAGCGCGTCCAGCGCGGGCAGGGCGCCCTCCTCGATCGCCGATTCGACCAAGGGGACGATGCCCTCGACCGAAGGGGCCGGCCCGATCGCGAGCATGCGCCGCGTCAGGCCCAGGTCCTTCCGCTCGTGCCAACGCCAGGCCGCCGCGTCGGCCCGGACCGCGCCATCGAGGACGTCCGCCGGCCAGCGGGGATCCTCGGTCAGCCCGCGCTCGGCCAGCCCCTGAGCGAACGCCGGGTCGTTGGCGCTCATCGCCGACGAGGCCGCGCTGCCCAGCACGAAGGGGTGATCGCCCAGGATCACCAGCGCCCGTGCGCGCGTGTCGTCGCTCGCGTAGACGAGCATGGAGGCCAGGTCGATGGGCAGTGGGCCCGCCGCCAGTTCGTCCAGGAGCCGCCGGGCGATCGCGTCGTGGCCGTGACGGATCGCCATCGCCAGGGGCCCGCGCCCCCAGCCGTCGGCGGTGGTCGGGGCGCCCGCGTCCAGCAAGCGCTCGACCACGGCGGCGTGCCCGCGGGCCGCGGCCCACTCCAGCGTCGTCGTGTCGGTCAGGGCGCCGGGCAGGCCCCCGCGCCGGCGATGGACCACGCTGGCCGAAGCGCCGGCGGCCAGCAACCGCTCGACCTCGACCAGGTCCCCTACCGCCGCGGCCCGGTGCAGCGGGGGCAGCCGATCGACGGCCATCGATCGGTGCAGCGTCAGCGCGGTGCTCGCGGTGACGACGAGGACGAGCGCCAGCGCCGCGCCGAGCACGGGCGCGCGGGCGGTGAGCAGCTCGGTCGTCGTCGTGCGCTCGTCGCGGGCGCGGCCGCACTCGGGGCAGGGCGCGCCGTTCGGCAGGCCGTCGCGGGCATGACCACAGCCAGCGCAGCGGTTCTTCCGTGCGCGTCGCCAGCGACGAAGCGGCCGCAGCGCGAGCAGCGGCGACAACGCGACGAACCACACCGCCGCGAAGACCACCGTGTTCACCAGCAGGCCAACGGGCATCGGCCGCAGCGGCACGATCGGTCGCCGCCAGTGGGTGACCCACGGGCGCACGACCGACGCCGCCTCGGGGCGACCAACCTCGTGCGGCAGCGGCCAGGCGTACGCCTCCGCCTCCACGCCCCCTCGCACGAACTCGCCGGGCAGGACGAGTTGGGTCGGCCCCGCGTGGCGCACCGCCCGCACGCAGCGCATCGGCCACCCGGCGCTCGCCTCCCACGCCATGTCCCGCGTCCGTTCCCGCGCGGGCGCGAACGGCCCGGGCTGGTCTTCGAGCTGGTGCCCCACGCTCCATGCGGGCAGCTGGACCGTCGCGCTGCGGTCCGGCGGCCGATCCCACAGGCTGAGCGGAATGAACGTCCGCCACGTCAGCGTCCGGTCGCGGCCGTGCTCGACCACCCACCCGCGCATCTCGGTCCGGCTGCCGACTGGCTCACCGGTCAGCAACGTGTCGGGCCACGCCGAGCGATCCAGGAGCGCGCCCGCCCACGCGACGAGAAGGCTCGTGCACAGGCCCAGGGCGAGCAGC
This portion of the Phycisphaerales bacterium genome encodes:
- the tsaD gene encoding tRNA (adenosine(37)-N6)-threonylcarbamoyltransferase complex transferase subunit TsaD; this translates as MLTLGFETSCDETACAVVRDGRHVLSNAIATQTELHAGYGGVVPEIAGRAHVERLIPVLRKAIADAGVSLKDIDAVAVGHRPGLIGSLLVGVSAAKAASLALGVPIVGVDHVQAHLVAGTLDTDEDTPMPALGLVVSGGHTATYHVPALTQAHRLGSTRDDAVGEAYDKAATILGLAYPGGPRLDTLARDPAADPYAVEFPVSRLEDGSLDFSFSGLKTAVLYAVRGVPVRKGRPGPPPPPPLTEARVRDLAACFQRAACHAVMLKVGRALDALADSGIECRSILAGGGVTANSRLRKELTSLAAERGLVLRLPKMEYCLDNAAMIAALGGLRLLAGERDDLTLRAHPSSDIPAFTAL
- a CDS encoding peptide chain release factor-like protein; amino-acid sequence: MSGEPPDIDYFAQPERVDRPAHPASLPDDAILADCTLERGRIGGPGGQHRNKVETAITLTHRPTGQSAQAGERRSPKDNQRMALRRLRLALATHVRVSVPAGEIRSDLWLERTKGGKVAINPNHRDFPTMLAEAMDVVWAARMDIRKAAARLQVSRTQLVRLIAKHPAALAEMNAARVQRKLRPLHP
- a CDS encoding ankyrin repeat domain-containing protein, coding for MRRLVFVPILLLALGLCTSLLVAWAGALLDRSAWPDTLLTGEPVGSRTEMRGWVVEHGRDRTLTWRTFIPLSLWDRPPDRSATVQLPAWSVGHQLEDQPGPFAPARERTRDMAWEASAGWPMRCVRAVRHAGPTQLVLPGEFVRGGVEAEAYAWPLPHEVGRPEAASVVRPWVTHWRRPIVPLRPMPVGLLVNTVVFAAVWFVALSPLLALRPLRRWRRARKNRCAGCGHARDGLPNGAPCPECGRARDERTTTTELLTARAPVLGAALALVLVVTASTALTLHRSMAVDRLPPLHRAAAVGDLVEVERLLAAGASASVVHRRRGGLPGALTDTTTLEWAAARGHAAVVERLLDAGAPTTADGWGRGPLAMAIRHGHDAIARRLLDELAAGPLPIDLASMLVYASDDTRARALVILGDHPFVLGSAASSAMSANDPAFAQGLAERGLTEDPRWPADVLDGAVRADAAAWRWHERKDLGLTRRMLAIGPAPSVEGIVPLVESAIEEGALPALDALLASQPGLTIESLHIEGEEVARATVRGGPAMLARLLELGVDPNTPARRGFNALLPAALEADANAVALLLNAGVDPTLEEDDQTLRAWLLVRAERAAGHPNHNPHFPSQTDPDAFARIIDLLKAAEARWRAGEGGADAAGTPGGP